Proteins encoded together in one candidate division WOR-3 bacterium window:
- a CDS encoding 50S ribosome-binding GTPase codes for MPANLTPEFKQAEERFRQAKTPEEKLLCLEDMLATIPKHKGTEKMQADIKSRIARLRRELSEGKGGGKRADWFHIEKQGAGQVAIFGPPNCGKSALVRELTGLNTEVAAYPFTTTRPLAGMMRFEDIQIQLIDTPPLEKDSPAWLFHILRTADALVWLIDLSDDTLLEVTEQIEQLLIQNHIIGPEAYRQPPLLRVGTKVDAPGALDRLAVLKELLGEIPLLLVSIETKQGLDEFRHATFTSLNIIRVYTKKPGKPPDMQDPVILKNPATVIDAAYYLHKDFARKLSYARLWNTSGFSGQRVEREHILADKDIVEFHIQE; via the coding sequence ATGCCGGCAAACTTAACCCCGGAGTTTAAACAAGCCGAAGAGCGGTTCCGGCAGGCAAAAACGCCCGAAGAAAAACTGCTCTGCCTTGAAGATATGCTCGCAACCATCCCCAAGCACAAAGGCACCGAAAAGATGCAGGCGGACATCAAGAGCCGCATCGCCCGGTTGCGCCGGGAACTCTCCGAAGGCAAAGGCGGCGGCAAACGCGCCGACTGGTTCCACATCGAGAAACAGGGTGCCGGTCAGGTAGCGATTTTCGGCCCTCCCAACTGCGGCAAATCGGCACTGGTTCGAGAATTGACCGGTTTAAACACCGAGGTCGCCGCTTACCCGTTTACCACCACCCGTCCGCTGGCAGGAATGATGCGGTTTGAAGACATCCAGATTCAACTGATTGACACCCCACCGCTGGAAAAAGATTCCCCGGCATGGCTCTTTCACATCCTGCGCACCGCCGATGCCCTTGTCTGGCTCATTGACCTTAGCGACGACACCCTGCTTGAGGTTACCGAGCAGATTGAACAACTTTTAATCCAGAACCACATCATCGGACCTGAGGCTTATCGCCAACCACCACTGCTCCGGGTTGGCACCAAAGTTGATGCCCCTGGTGCCCTGGACCGGCTTGCGGTGCTCAAGGAGCTGCTCGGTGAAATTCCATTGCTTCTGGTCTCAATTGAAACCAAACAGGGCTTGGATGAGTTCCGCCACGCCACTTTTACCAGTTTGAACATCATCCGTGTTTACACCAAGAAACCGGGCAAGCCGCCCGATATGCAGGACCCGGTAATTCTCAAAAACCCGGCAACGGTGATTGACGCCGCCTACTATCTCCACAAAGACTTTGCCCGCAAACTTTCCTACGCCCGGCTCTGGAACACAAGCGGCTTTTCGGGACAGCGGGTGGAACGGGAGCACATCCTCGCCGACAAGGACATCGTCGAGTTCCATATTCAGGAGTAG
- a CDS encoding DUF1015 domain-containing protein, which translates to MADVRPFPAIHYNLTKIGDLSKVITQPYDKVTPEMRERYLQQHQFSFINLILPKSEDPYTTSANTCNRWLAEGILVRETKPAFYILEEEFDIEGRRMRRKGFIGAIRVEEFEKGTVLPHEFTHSGPKADRLALLRATKKDYEQIFFLYPDPKGEIERLLDSKKGAEPDLTATDEFGVVHRLWQINDQNWITALRQAMQGQVVLIADGHHRYETALNYRREMEQKGNVPASAALRFKTAAFFKITDPGLVILPTHRLLKTITITPDEALSRLNRLFEVRLVPDESAKSELEKHKSEHAFVAYFGKGKSYLLLMRDPEAAKTLLPAEKSPEYKELDVALLHALIIDNVFGIKPAETENRVLYERYWQDTVARVDSGAAACALFLNPTRPEQVQKLAEKMERMPQKSTDFFPKLISGMVFMDVAETEVLPD; encoded by the coding sequence ATGGCTGATGTTCGACCGTTTCCCGCAATTCATTACAACCTGACAAAGATTGGTGACCTGAGTAAGGTGATTACCCAGCCTTACGACAAGGTCACACCCGAGATGCGCGAACGGTACCTGCAACAGCACCAGTTCAGTTTCATCAATCTGATTCTGCCCAAAAGCGAAGACCCTTATACAACCTCGGCAAACACCTGTAACCGTTGGCTTGCGGAAGGGATTCTTGTGCGCGAAACCAAACCCGCCTTCTACATTCTTGAAGAGGAGTTTGATATTGAAGGCAGGCGCATGCGGCGCAAAGGGTTTATCGGTGCCATCCGGGTTGAAGAGTTTGAAAAAGGAACAGTCCTGCCCCACGAGTTTACCCATTCCGGACCAAAGGCGGACCGGCTGGCACTCTTGCGCGCCACAAAAAAGGACTATGAACAGATATTCTTCCTCTATCCTGACCCGAAAGGCGAAATTGAACGGTTGCTGGACAGCAAAAAAGGCGCCGAGCCCGACCTGACCGCCACCGATGAGTTCGGTGTTGTCCACCGGCTCTGGCAAATCAACGACCAGAACTGGATTACGGCACTGCGTCAGGCGATGCAGGGACAGGTGGTCTTGATTGCCGATGGCCACCACCGTTATGAGACGGCACTCAACTACCGCCGGGAGATGGAACAGAAGGGTAATGTGCCTGCCAGCGCCGCGCTCAGGTTCAAAACCGCCGCCTTCTTCAAAATCACCGACCCCGGACTTGTAATCCTACCTACCCATCGGTTGTTGAAAACAATAACCATCACTCCCGATGAGGCGCTGTCCCGCCTGAACAGACTGTTTGAAGTCCGATTGGTTCCCGACGAGTCCGCAAAGTCCGAACTGGAGAAACACAAAAGCGAGCATGCGTTTGTTGCCTATTTCGGCAAAGGCAAAAGTTATCTGCTCCTCATGCGCGACCCCGAGGCGGCGAAAACTCTTCTCCCTGCGGAAAAGAGCCCGGAGTACAAAGAACTGGATGTGGCGCTCCTCCACGCCCTGATAATTGACAATGTGTTTGGTATCAAACCGGCTGAGACCGAAAACCGGGTGCTCTATGAGCGCTACTGGCAGGATACCGTTGCCCGGGTCGATTCCGGCGCAGCCGCCTGTGCTCTATTTTTGAACCCAACACGACCTGAACAGGTGCAGAAACTGGCAGAAAAGATGGAGCGGATGCCCCAGAAATCAACCGACTTTTTCCCGAAACTGATTTCCGGAATGGTGTTTATGGATGTGGCGGAAACGGAGGTGCTTCCGGATTAA